Proteins from one Camelina sativa cultivar DH55 chromosome 8, Cs, whole genome shotgun sequence genomic window:
- the LOC104707489 gene encoding PGR5-like protein 1B, chloroplastic: MSSKMMAFTLSIPRVSSISRKPINTCSPSRTHSVPHFSHARSISLRRRLLLLPLQASTDQSGQVGGEEVDSKILPYCSINKNEKRTIGEMEQEFLQAMQSFYYEGKAIMSNEEFDNLKEELMWEGSSVVMLSSDEQRFLEASMAYVSGNPILSDEEYDKLKMKLKMDGSGIVCEGPRCSLRSKKVYSDLAIDYFKMFLLNVPATVVALGLFFFLDDVTGFEITYLLELPEPFSFIFTWFAAVPAIVYLALSLTKLIIKDFLILKGPCPNCGTENVSFFGTILSISNDGNTNNVKCSGCGTEMIYDSGSRLITLPEGGKA, from the exons atgagcaGTAAGATGATGGCCTTTACTCTATCAATCCCTAGAGTTTCTTCGATTTCTCGCAAACCCATTAACACTTGTTCTCCTTCGAGGACACACTCTGTTCCTCACTTCAGCCATGCACGATCGATTTCTCTCAGACGAAGACTTCTCTTATTGCCCCTTCAAGCTTCTACCGATCAATCAG GTCAGGTTGGTGGGGAAGAAGTTGATAGCAAGATTTTACCTTACTGTAGCATCAAcaagaatgagaagagaacCATCGGCGAAATGGAACAAGAGTTTCTCCAAGCGATGCAA TCGTTTTATTACGAAGGCAAGGCGATTATGTCTAATGAAGAGTTTGATAACCTTAAAGAAGAGTTGATGTGGGAAGGAAGCAGTGTTGTCATGCTAA GTTCTGATGAACAAAGATTTCTTGAAGCTTCAATGgcttatgtctctggaaatCCAATCTTGAGTGATGAAGAATACGATAAGCTCAAAATGAAACTAAAG ATGGATGGAAGTGGAATTGTGTGCGAGGGTCCAAGATGCAGTCTTCGTAGTAAAAAG GTTTACAGTGATCTTGCCATTGATTACTTCAAAATGTTCTTATTGAATGTACCAGCAACTGTTGTTGCTTTGGGACT ATTTTTCTTCCTTGATGATGTTACGGGTTTTGAAATCACATACCTGCTCGAG CTTCCGGAGCCGTTCAGTTTCATTTTCACATGGTTTGCTGCGGTGCCTGCAATTGTATATCTGGCGCTATCACTCACCAAACTGATCATCAAAGACTTCTTGATCTTGAAG GGTCCTTGTCCAAACTGTGGAACAGAGAATGTATCCTTCTTTGGAACGATACTTTCCATCTCCAACGATGGTAACACCAACAATGTCAAGTGCTCTGG ctGTGGAACGGAGATGATCTATGACTCAGGTTCTCGTTTGATCACATTACCAGAAGGTGGCAAAGCTTAA
- the LOC104707491 gene encoding 30-kDa cleavage and polyadenylation specificity factor 30-like isoform X2 produces MSSDTAKENASVVDSSLTYWKQDLGNSDDPENSSHRRKEDHNLSKVDVERRNFPDQLKSSNPNKDSKPGYQTRYFIIKSLNYENIQVSVEKGIWATQVMNEPILEGAFHKSGRVILIFSVNMSGFFQGYAEMLSPVGWRRDHIWSQGGGKNNPWGRSFKVKWLRLSELPFQKTLHLKNPMNDYKPVKISRDCQELPEDIGEALCELLDANSCDDGLLNSSSRDDYSTKRSRAEPPSSSGDEEYNNNLWGHTAMPYPPAVYPNQDDLSRFHLALQRGYGVHSEYLHTSSGASNSHTEQEKSLRFNWWGLPLESPLASSLTDDDLLNMSYEEYLETHSRCMKQLDHPVSDATITGHSRAIK; encoded by the exons ATGTCTTCTGATACGGCTAAGGAAAATGCATCTGTTGTCGACTCATCTTTGACTTATTGGAAACAAGATTTAGGAAACTCTGATGATCCAG AGAATTCAAGTCACAGAAGGAAAGAAGACCATAACCTGTCCAAGGTGGATGTTGAACGACGCAACTTTCCTGATCAACTTAAAAGCTCAAACCCGAATAAAGATAGTAAACCAGGGTACCAGACGAGATATTTCATCATCAAAAGTCTGaattatgaaaatattcaagtttCAGTCGAGAAAGGGATTTGGGCCACTCAAGTAATGAATGAGCCAATATTGGAAGGTGCTTTTCAT AAATCTGGTCGAGTGATTTTAATCTTCAGCGTGAACATGAGCGGATTCTTCCAAGGGTATGCAGAGATGTTGTCTCCTGTGGGATGGAGGCGAGACCATATATGGAGTCAGGGAGGCGGTAAAAACAATCCGTGGGGACGTAGTTTTAAAGTAAAATGGTTGCGGTTGAGTGAATTGCCTTTTCAGAAAACACTTCATCTCAAGAATCCTATGAATGATTACAAGCCTGTCAAGATTAGTCGAGATTGCCAG GAATTACCTGAAGATATCGGTGAAGCACTTTGTGAACTCCTTGATGCAAATAGCTGCGATGACGGGTTGCTCAATAG CTCTTCAAGGGATGATTATTCAACAAAAAGGTCCCGCGCAGAACCTCCGTCTTCCTCAGGAGATGAAGAGTATAATAACAATCTGTGGGGCCATACAGCCATGCCTTACCCTCCTGCGGTCTACCCAAACCAGGATGACCTCAGCAGATTTCATCTTGCACTACAGAGAGGATATGGAGTACACTCGGAATATCTCCATACATCATCAGGTGCATCTAACTCTCACACGGAGCAAGAAAAGTCTTTACGATTCAACTGGTGGGGTCTGCCTTTGGAAAGCCCTCTTGCGAGTTCCCTAACCGATGATGATTTGCTTAACATG TCTTATGAAGAATACCTTGAAACCCACAGCAGATGCATGAAACAACTTGATCATCCTGTCA GTGATGCCACAATCACGGGCCACTCAAGAGCCATCAAGTAA
- the LOC104707491 gene encoding 30-kDa cleavage and polyadenylation specificity factor 30-like isoform X1 has translation MSSDTAKENASVVDSSLTYWKQDLGNSDDPENSSHRRKEDHNLSKVDVERRNFPDQLKSSNPNKDSKPGYQTRYFIIKSLNYENIQVSVEKGIWATQVMNEPILEGAFHKSGRVILIFSVNMSGFFQGYAEMLSPVGWRRDHIWSQGGGKNNPWGRSFKVKWLRLSELPFQKTLHLKNPMNDYKPVKISRDCQELPEDIGEALCELLDANSCDDGLLNSSSRDDYSTKRSRAEPPSSSGDEEYNNNLWGHTAMPYPPAVYPNQDDLSRFHLALQRGYGVHSEYLHTSSGASNSHTEQEKSLRFNWWGLPLESPLASSLTDDDLLNMSYEEYLETHSRCMKQLDHPVMPQSRATQEPSSKTDDVSNGSSKDRSSSRKRGRDSS, from the exons ATGTCTTCTGATACGGCTAAGGAAAATGCATCTGTTGTCGACTCATCTTTGACTTATTGGAAACAAGATTTAGGAAACTCTGATGATCCAG AGAATTCAAGTCACAGAAGGAAAGAAGACCATAACCTGTCCAAGGTGGATGTTGAACGACGCAACTTTCCTGATCAACTTAAAAGCTCAAACCCGAATAAAGATAGTAAACCAGGGTACCAGACGAGATATTTCATCATCAAAAGTCTGaattatgaaaatattcaagtttCAGTCGAGAAAGGGATTTGGGCCACTCAAGTAATGAATGAGCCAATATTGGAAGGTGCTTTTCAT AAATCTGGTCGAGTGATTTTAATCTTCAGCGTGAACATGAGCGGATTCTTCCAAGGGTATGCAGAGATGTTGTCTCCTGTGGGATGGAGGCGAGACCATATATGGAGTCAGGGAGGCGGTAAAAACAATCCGTGGGGACGTAGTTTTAAAGTAAAATGGTTGCGGTTGAGTGAATTGCCTTTTCAGAAAACACTTCATCTCAAGAATCCTATGAATGATTACAAGCCTGTCAAGATTAGTCGAGATTGCCAG GAATTACCTGAAGATATCGGTGAAGCACTTTGTGAACTCCTTGATGCAAATAGCTGCGATGACGGGTTGCTCAATAG CTCTTCAAGGGATGATTATTCAACAAAAAGGTCCCGCGCAGAACCTCCGTCTTCCTCAGGAGATGAAGAGTATAATAACAATCTGTGGGGCCATACAGCCATGCCTTACCCTCCTGCGGTCTACCCAAACCAGGATGACCTCAGCAGATTTCATCTTGCACTACAGAGAGGATATGGAGTACACTCGGAATATCTCCATACATCATCAGGTGCATCTAACTCTCACACGGAGCAAGAAAAGTCTTTACGATTCAACTGGTGGGGTCTGCCTTTGGAAAGCCCTCTTGCGAGTTCCCTAACCGATGATGATTTGCTTAACATG TCTTATGAAGAATACCTTGAAACCCACAGCAGATGCATGAAACAACTTGATCATCCT GTGATGCCACAATCACGGGCCACTCAAGAGCCATCAAGTAAAACAGATGATGT